The nucleotide sequence GCTGCGGCAATCGCCTTCAGGGCCGAACCGGAGGCGCTGCGGGTCGCTTCGGAATCCCCCACCTTGTACTCGGGCCATTTAATACCTGAAAGGTCCGGGGTTTCGGACATCCACTGGTCCCACGCTTTTTTCAGCTCCGGATTCGCCTTGGCCCAGGCGTCAAAAGCAGCCTGCCACTTGTCCTGAGCAGCCTGAAAATCGGTTTTCTTTCCCTTGAAATAGTCAAGTGCCTTGGGATCAATGTAAAAATCAGTGTCCTCGGGGATCCCCAGATTTTTGCGGGTGGCCGTGATCTCGTCATTCCCCAGAGGCGCGCCGTGAACATCATGGCTGCCTGCTTTATTTGGAGAGCCCATACCGATCACCGACTTCAGGATTATCATACTTGGCTTTCCGCCCTCCGCCCTGGCCTTGTCGATCAGCCCGGCCATGCCTTCAAAATCGTACATGTCCCCTTCCAGTACCTGCCAGTTGTAGGCACGGTAACGGTCGGCGACACTCTCGGTAAAGGTAATGTCGGTGTTGCCCTCGATGCTGATCTTGTTAGAGTCGTAAAAGACGATCAGCTTACCCAGCCCCAGATGCCCGGCAAGAGAAGCCGCCTCGGAGGTAATCCCTTCCATCATGCAACCGTCACCGGACAGGGCGTAGGTGTAGTGGTCCACCACTTTGTGTTCCGGGGTATTGAACTTCGCCTCCAGCATGGACTCGGCAATGGCCATGCCCACGGCGTTGGAGAATCCCGCACCCAGAGGCCCGGTGGTGGTCTCAACCCCGTCGGTCCAGCCGTATTCAGGATGTCCGGGGGTTTTGGAACCCAGCTGTCGGAATTTCTTCAGCTCCTCCAGGCCCAGCTTGTAACCCGACAGATGCAGCAGACTGTACAGAAACATCGAGCCGTGGCCCGCGGACAAAACAAAGCGGTCCCGGTCAATCCACCCGGAATCAGCAGGATTGTGCTTTAAAACCTCGCCGTATAGAAGTGCCCCAAGCTCCGCGCAGCCCATGGGAAGCCCCGGATGCCCGGAGTTCGCCTTCTGGACGCCGTCCATTGACAAGGCGCGCACGCTTAAAGCAACGGCCTTTAAGGAATCAATATGCATAAAAGTACCTCCGAAATTTTGAATATTCAGCATATATTGTTATACTCTAAATGAACGAAGAGTTGAAGGCCCGTCTTACAATCCCACATATACATTTTAATACATTAGGTATTGACTTATTTGTATATAGTGATTATTATATATTAGATAGCATTACCAAGGAGAGTTACAATGCCTGTACAATTGACCAAAGAGACATTCCTCGAAAAGGTTTTTAATTATGAAGAAAACAAAGAATGGAAGTTTGAGGGCGACAAGCCTGCGATAATCGACTTCTACGCCGACTGGTGCGGTCCCTGCAAAATGGTTGCCCCCATCATGGAAGAGCTTGCCCAGGAGTACGACGGAAAAATCGACGTCTACAAAATCAACACCGACGAGCAGCAGGAGCTGGCCGGGGCCTTCGGCATTCAGAGCATCCCCAGCATCCTTTTCATTCCTCTGGATGAACAGCCCCAGATGGCTGCCGGCGCGTTACCCAAAGAAACATTCCAGAAGGTTATCAGCGATGTTCTCAAAGTAGAATAGGAGCTGTTTTTTATTCCGGCGCGGTTCCCGGCTCTCCGGGACTCCGCCCTTTTTAAGGGCGTCCCTCCAATCCGGCGCGTTCCTTATCTTAAGTACCACTTGAAATTATACAGTATCTATTCAATAATGGATTACCCAAATACGATTTCAAGGAACAATCCCATGAAAAAGATCCTGGCCAAAGAGCAGCTGTCCGAGGAAGTCTTCCGGATGAAATTCGAAGCTTCCAATATCGCGCGGGAGCGCAAGGCGGGGCAGTTCGTTATTCTCCAGCTCGACTCGGAGTTCGGTGAGCGTATTCCTCTCACCATTGCCGATGCCGATCCCGAGGAGGGCAGCGTCACCATCATATTCCAGACCGTCGGACGCACCACTCATCTTCTGGCAGAACTCGAAGCAGGGGACCATATTGCAAATGTACTGGGGCCTCTGGGACACCCGACTCATATTGATACCTTCGGTACCGTCGTCTGTGTCGGCGGCGGTATCGGCGTTGCTCCCATGCATCCCATCGCCCAGGCTCTGAAAGAAGCGGGAAACACGGTAATCATCATCATGGGAGCCAGGACCAAAGAGCTCATCATCATGGAAGAAGAGATGAAGAAAATAGCCGATGAGCTTATTATCTGTACCGACGACGGCAGCTACGGCCGCAAAGACCTGGTTACAGTCCCCTTAAAGGAGATCTGCGAGCGGGTCCCCAAGCCCGACCTTGCAGTGGCCATCGGCCCCCCCATTATGATGAAATTCTGCGCTGAGACTACCCGGCCCTGCAACGTCCACACCGTTGTCAGCCTTAACACGATTATGGTGGATGGTACTGGTATGTGCGGCGGTTGCCGGGTCACTGTCGGTGGCGAAACAAAGTTTGTCTGCGTCGACGGTCCCGAATTCGACGGTCACAAGGTTGACTTTGACAACATGATGCTGCGCCTGGGTTCCTACAAAGACCAGGAAGTCAGGGACCACGAACAGTGTCATCTGGAGCTGGAAATCAAAGAACGAGGACTGGAGAAGACATGAGCTATATACCCGCAGACAACCTGCACAAAGAGGCCGTAAAAGCTGTCAAGGAACTGGAAGGCAAGGAGCTTAAGCCGAAGGACCGGCTGGCCCTGCCCCGCCAGGAAATGCCCTCCCAGGACCCGGAAATCCGTAAAACAAACATGAACGAGGTGGCCCTGGGCTACTTTGAGGAGCAGGTCAAAATAGAGGCGGAGCGCTGCCTGCAGTGCAAGACCGCCCCCTGCATCTCCGGCTGTCCGGTACAGATCGATATTCCCGGTTTCATCAAAGCCGCCGCCGAGGGTGACTATGAGAAATCCCTCTCCATAATCAAGCGCACCAGCCTGCTGCCGGCTATCTGCGGCAGGGTCTGCCCCCAGGAGGTACAATGCCAGCTGCCCTGTACCGTGGGCAAGTCCTTAAAAGACGTTGACCTTGCAGTCTCCATAGGGCGGATCGAACGCTTTGTGGCCGACTGGGCGGATGAACACGGCAAGAAAACCATCCCGGAGGTAAAACCGGAAACCGGGAAAAAGGTCGCCGTAATCGGCTCGGGCCCCGCCTCCATAACCGTAGCCGCCGATGTACGCCGGGAGGGCCACGAGGTCCACATGTTCGAGGCTTTCCACAAACCCGGCGGAGTCATGGTTTACGGCATCCCCGAGTTCAGGCTCCCCAAACGCATCGTCGCGGACGAGATCGAAGCCCTGCAGGAGATGGGCGTCAAACTTGAAACAAACTTTCTTGTGGGGCGCACCCGTAAATTACAGGATCTAATAGAACAAGACGGTTTTGACGCGGTCTTTATCGGCACCGGAGCAGGCCTTCCGAAATTCATGAACATTGAAGGCGAGAACCTGATCGGAGTCTTCTCCGCCAACGAGTACCTGACCCGGGTTAACCTTATGCGGGCCTACGACAAGGAACGCTCGGCAACCCCGATCTACCAGGCACGAAAGGTCGCAGTGCTGGGTGGCGGGAATGTTGCCATGGACGCGGCCAGGAGCGCCATGCGCATGGGGGCCGATGAGGTCCATGTTCTCTACCGCCGGACCGAAAAGGAGATGCCCGCAAGGGTTGAGGAAGTCGCCCACGCCAAGGAAGAGGGGATCACCTTTCACTTCCTGCGGAGCCCAAAACGTATTCTGGAAGGCGAAAAGGCCCGGGTACGGGGTCTTGAGGTGGTTAAGTACGAACTTGGCGAACCCGACGATTCCGGCAGACAGCGTCCCGTGGAGATCAAAGGCTCCGAGTACGAGATGGAGTTCGACACGGTCATCGTGGCTATCGGGAACAACTCCAATCCGCTGATCGAAAGAACTACCCCGGGCCTTGAGACCAACAAGTGGGGCAACATTGTGGCCGATGAGAACGGAAAGACCAGCATGGACCGGGTTTTTGCAGGAGGCGATATTGTGCTGGGGGCTGCTACGGTTATACTTGCCATGGGAGAAGGCCGGAAGGCCGCACAGAGTATTAATGAGCTGCTGGAGAAGTAAGAGGGGCCGCAGAGAGAGAGAAAGACCGCGCTGTGAGAAGGTCGGTGAGGGCGCAGAGATAAAGATTGCGCAGAGTAAGGAAGACCGCAGATATCTTCTTGCTGAAACCGCGTATATTCTTTGCCTTGCGTCGCCATTGTCCCAGTGGGGTTCACATCCTCTCTATCTGTATTCTTGCTTTCTTGCCTCTCCGCTCGGTTTTCTAAAATTTCCAGCGACCCTTAGGTCAACATATTTTATACTAAAACTCTACCTTGACCACAGAGATGCCGGTGAGCACGGACTTTTAGCATTATTTTGACCATGAGCACAGTGCTTCCCATTCTTACTTTGATATCTTCGTAAACGGAAATGTGAACTCGTATATATCAGGCCTGAAACCTTCGCTCATCAATGGTAACATGATAGTCATTTCGCCATATTTTGGTATGTTGGCAAGGAAAACGACATACCCGCGCTTCAAGCCGCCTGATGGAATTTCCACTTTCCTGGGAAGTACATACCGGTCAATTATCTGATTCATGCGGTTTCTGTCGGCACTTTTTACGTCATCCTGTTTTTCCCAGTATTGCTTTATTTGAAAGGTATTTTTGGTATAGTAATTGGCAGCACCCATTCTAAGTTCAAGATCCTTCAGCTTAAAACTTGCCCCTTTGTCCGTCTTGTTATTGATTATAACCTCGCACACCACATACTCTCTGGGATCAAATACACCAGGAACCATTAAGAACGGACTGGGAGTACGACCGCTCTGGCGTTTGAGCTCTTCAGCTTCTATTATTCGAATCTGAATATTGTAATCTTCATTCTGAATGCTGTTCACTACTTGGTCGAACCGGACAGGATCAGAGGTAGTACAACTGCTTAGCAGAAATACAAATACTGTCGAGATAATAAAAAGATACTTAAAAGATTTTATACGAAAAAAAACCATGTGTCGCTCCTAAGAAAAAACCAAACCAAGGGTACACCGGTAAACCAGAAAGGTCAACAAAAAGGCCGCCCGAAGGCGGCCAAAAAGATCAATAGTTACGACTCTCTATCTCTTAGAAGTCGCATTCAACCTTCATGTACAGACCGCCGTTCGTGGGAACAGTTGCACGGCTGTTGTTGTCCTGACCGAAATCAGTGATAGCGTAGCCAAGGCGGAACTTGGGAGCGCCTATCTTTATCCAACCGGAAATGTCGGTAAAAAGCAGGTCGCCATCGGCAGCAGCGCCATCTTCATCGGTAGCATCAGCTACTGCTGCTACTGCATAGTTCATGTCGACATCAAGACCGTATACGTCGGTATAAAGGCTTGCACCGCCACCGAATACGCGGAAAGACTCATCGTCGTCACCGGCAAAGGAGACAGAAACGTCAGCAGTAAGGTTTTCGTCAATGGCATAATCAAGCTGAACACCGGCACCGAACATCTGCTCACTACCGGGAGTTACATCGCTGTCGCCTTCGCTGTCCATTCCGAACTCACCAGCTACGGTGATTACCATTGGAGCCATGTCGTAAACATAGTTAGCCTGAATGTCAAAGACAGATTTCTTTGCTTCGTCAACAGTCACGTCGTCACCAGTACCAAGAGTTTCGTCGGGCCCAGGAAGAATTCCACCGCCGCCGTTGTCTGCGTAGTTGAAGTTAACCTCAACAGCAAGACCTTCTACAAGAGAAGTAGAGTATGCAGATACGTAGAATTCCTGATCGGTGTTATCTCCGTCATATTCTTTACCCATGAGGTCCCAGTTGGCGCTTACATCAAAAGCCACCATACCGGCATCAAGGGTAACCGTGGTCATCAGGTCTTTGCTGGTACCGCCGGCTGCCTCGACAAACTGGTTCCCTACGTTAAGCACGTCAGCATATTCCTGGTCGCCAGCATCATAATAACCGTTCTTCCAAGTAAGACCAACACCGGAAAGCCCGAAGTATGCACCCAGGTCAGTGGTGAGTGTAACACTGTCCATGAACAGCTGATCGAACATAGTAGAATCATCGGTGTCAGCTGCAAGGCTGTTTCCCACCTCGGTTCCACCGGGTTCAATCTGAACAGAGAATGAGTTGTACTCATCTACATCAGCATCAATAGCCAGCTCCATCTCATCCACTGCTTCGTTATAGACATCCATATCTCCGTTGTCACCGGTGGCCCAACCGAAATCGGTGTCCCAAGAGAAGCTGAAGTCTGCCGCAAACGCGGTAGAGGCAACAGCAAGAGCTACAAAAAGGACTAGTAACTTCTTCATAATTGTCCTTCCTCCATCGTTTTTAGGGGCACCATGCAACACGGCATAGCGTTGTCCCCTTTTTATTATTTATTGTCGTCAGTATAGCAACCGGTATATAGGCTGTCAAGAAAAAATAGAAAATAGGGGCAGAAGGACCTAATTAAAAAAGTTACATAATTAGTTCAATAATAACTATTTATTTTTAAAGTTCGCGGTTGTTCATGCCGATATATTAGCCTTTAATTGATTTAACAGAAAATTAATTATTACCAAGGTCATACATATTAGACATATAAAATAAAATGGATTAATAAATTACGCATATTTTTTCTAATCCGGATAATTGCGTAAAAAGTCGCCCTGCGGTACATTAGTATTTCTGATGACAGACGGGGAGCTGGAAAAAAAAATACGCGGGGATTGGACTCTTTTTTCTTCCGAGGCAAAGGAACTGTACAGCATGCAGGATTTTTTTGCCTTTTCGGCGTCATTCTTGAAGGAACGTCTGGAAGAACTTGAGAACTGTGTGGATCTGGGAATTGCAGAATACAAGCGGTCCCTGCTGTCCCGGGGATTCGAAATAACGGAGTCCCTGAAATATGATTCAAAAGGTTTTGACAAGATCGGTCAGTGGGCTGACAGGCTAAAGTACGCCCTCTACCTTGCAATGGTCCAGTACTTTATCTGCAAGGGAAGCATCCGTATCCGACGAGCCAGACATGAGGAACCGGATCAGGAAAGGGAACACCGCCAGGAGGTAGTAACCGATCTTAAGACTGTTATTGCCGATGTATCGGAGCGCTTGAAAAAGAGCCCTGACCTGCAGAAGAACCCCCATATAAAACAGATCCTTATGCAGATCAGCATTTATAAAAAGGAGCTTGCGGAGGCCAGGCGACTTGCTGCTTCCATGCCGAAGGATAAGGCCGCGGGACTGGCGGCGAACTTTAAGAAACGGGTGAAAGAGATTACCCAGCGGGCCTCGGAAAACCATCACAAACTGCTTGAAGAGCTGGAACCAAAGCCGGCATCCCCGGCAAAGGGACTTCCGTCTTATGACCTTACCCCCCTTGCCCCCCTCTATTTGTCTCAAGGAAAGGCATTTTCTTCCCTGGCAAGCAGGTTCTCTTTTGTTGATGAGCAGCGTTCAGGCGTCCGGGAGGTACTGATCCCCCTCCTTGGGCAGCAGGCGGACTACTATAAGCTGATTGAGCAGGAAATAAAGGCCTATACCATGCTGGAACCTTTTGAAGGGGGAGAGCGTAAAGCGGCCATGGAGTTTACCCGGGAGGTGCTGCGGGTGCTGACACGGGAGGCGGAGGAAGCGTTCCGGTAGGATTTCGCAGAGGGGACGCAGAGAGGGGACCGTGCAGAGGTCGCAGAGGAACGCTGAGGAGAGGATCGCAGAGAGGGGTATTGGGGTGCGAAGTACGTCAGTTCGCGGCAGAGCTGTGGAAAAAGTACTTTGGGTAAAGAACCGCTGACAGGTGTGCTCGATCTCTTTATTTTTAATTGTGTCAAGTTTCTTGATCAAATGACTATAATCAACTGTCCGTAATCTGTGCAGTTTATCTTCTGTATTCTACTCCAATCTTTTCTTATCCATCTCATCTTTTTTTTTCTTCTCTGGGCTCCGTGATTCCATGGATTCCTAAATCCATCCAATCATCCCCATCTTTGTTCCCACCTCATCTCCACTCCTCCGGCAGACTGTTCAGCGCCTCCTTGACTTCCTGGCTCTCTCCTTTGCGACAGACCAGGGCGCGGCCGTTCCGTATTACCACTATCAGGTCCTGAACGCCCACCAGGGAGACGGGAAGATCGGAGAGGACAAAGCAGCCTTCAGAGGAGACATCTCCCCGGGCGGGTGCGTTTTCGGGAAATACCCGGGCGTATTCATCCCAGCTGCCGATATCGTTCCAGGTAAATGAGGCAGGAAGCACCGCCGCGCGGCGTGTTTTTTCCATTACGGCGTAGTCAATCGATATGGAGGGGGCATTTGTATATATCTGTGCCACGTCCGGGCTGTTATACACCATGGAAACCACGTCTGTATGCTGCCCGGCGGGAATGCTGGTAAGGGCTCTGTAAAGCTCGGACACTGCAGGGGCGTGTTTTTCCAGCTCCGGCGCGAGAAAATCCAGGCGGAACAGAAACATGCCGGAATTCCAGGTATAATTTCCGGCATCAAGGAACTGCCGGGCTGTTTCCGGGTCCGGTTTTTCCCGAAAGCGCCGCACCTCCCGCACATTACCTTCTTTTTGCAGCCCGGCTGATACCTGATCTCCCGCTTCTATGTAGCCGTAACCGGTTTCCGGGCGTGTGGGGGATATACCAAATGTAACGATACTGCCGTCGTTGGCTGCAAAGGACGCGGCGGCAACATCCTGAATAAAGCGCTCTACCGGTTCAATAAGGTGGTCCGCCGGCAGCACCAGCACCGCCTCCCCGGCTCCGCCGAGCTGCTGTATTGCCGCGGCCCCTGCGGCGATGGCCGGGGCGGTGTTTCTGCCCGCAGGTTCCGGCAGCACCAGAAGTTCCGGCAGCGACCCCTGATGCTGCCGTGACCAGGTTTTCAGTTCCTGACCGGCCTGTCCGGCCTGTGATGCCAGGGTTACAATCATAATGCGCTTCGGGTTCAGAGCCGCGGCCCGCTCAATTGTCAGACGCAGCAGACTCTTTCCGTCTCTCACGGTCATATACTGCTTGGGGACCTCTCTGGTGGATGCCGGCCAGAGGCGGGTACCGGAACCTCCGGCAAGAATCATGACATTCGGGACGGTGATTTCTGCTGTGTTCATGGATCCATAGTAGCGGAGAGCCTCTCTCCGTGCAAGTTCAGAGTTTTCCACTTAAGTTCCTTAAGTTTTTGTTAAGTTCTTTATATTTCTGCGTTGACCAACTTTCTTTGTGAGTTTAATATGTGCGGTACAATCACCACAATTTCGGGAGGTACCGTAAATGGCTGCCAAGGGATTCACCCTCTCTATTTACCCATGGGTCTATGTCGCTCAATCAGAGAACTCCGGCTGGAAAGAGGAGTTTCAGGAGAAACCCCACATGACCCCTGCAGAAGAGGCAGCCATGGACGAGGCGGAGCTCAGTGAGCTGCTTGAAAAGCGAAACTCCTTTCCCGATCTTCCCCTTGTGAACTATACAACCCAGTACGGAATGGGCTG is from Marispirochaeta sp. and encodes:
- the tkt gene encoding transketolase yields the protein MHIDSLKAVALSVRALSMDGVQKANSGHPGLPMGCAELGALLYGEVLKHNPADSGWIDRDRFVLSAGHGSMFLYSLLHLSGYKLGLEELKKFRQLGSKTPGHPEYGWTDGVETTTGPLGAGFSNAVGMAIAESMLEAKFNTPEHKVVDHYTYALSGDGCMMEGITSEAASLAGHLGLGKLIVFYDSNKISIEGNTDITFTESVADRYRAYNWQVLEGDMYDFEGMAGLIDKARAEGGKPSMIILKSVIGMGSPNKAGSHDVHGAPLGNDEITATRKNLGIPEDTDFYIDPKALDYFKGKKTDFQAAQDKWQAAFDAWAKANPELKKAWDQWMSETPDLSGIKWPEYKVGDSEATRSASGSALKAIAAALGNFVGGSADLEPSNKTGLGQGDYSRDNRAGRTLRFGVREHAMGGIANGIALHGGLRTFCATFLVFADYMRPPVRLANLMKLPVTYVYTHDSIYVGEDGPTHQPVEHLESLRIIPGMTVLRPGDGEETNVAWQIALEKIDGPVALALTRQNLSVYEKADKAWQKNMRKGAYIVKDVDGKPDVVLVATGSEVNLALKAAEISGKKVRIVSMPSREIFLQQDAAFRTTILPEGVKTVVAETGIVNGWEGIATDADHVLCMRSFGESGPAGDVEKHFGFVPENLAKML
- the trxA gene encoding thioredoxin, which encodes MPVQLTKETFLEKVFNYEENKEWKFEGDKPAIIDFYADWCGPCKMVAPIMEELAQEYDGKIDVYKINTDEQQELAGAFGIQSIPSILFIPLDEQPQMAAGALPKETFQKVISDVLKVE
- a CDS encoding sulfide/dihydroorotate dehydrogenase-like FAD/NAD-binding protein yields the protein MKKILAKEQLSEEVFRMKFEASNIARERKAGQFVILQLDSEFGERIPLTIADADPEEGSVTIIFQTVGRTTHLLAELEAGDHIANVLGPLGHPTHIDTFGTVVCVGGGIGVAPMHPIAQALKEAGNTVIIIMGARTKELIIMEEEMKKIADELIICTDDGSYGRKDLVTVPLKEICERVPKPDLAVAIGPPIMMKFCAETTRPCNVHTVVSLNTIMVDGTGMCGGCRVTVGGETKFVCVDGPEFDGHKVDFDNMMLRLGSYKDQEVRDHEQCHLELEIKERGLEKT
- the gltA gene encoding NADPH-dependent glutamate synthase; amino-acid sequence: MSYIPADNLHKEAVKAVKELEGKELKPKDRLALPRQEMPSQDPEIRKTNMNEVALGYFEEQVKIEAERCLQCKTAPCISGCPVQIDIPGFIKAAAEGDYEKSLSIIKRTSLLPAICGRVCPQEVQCQLPCTVGKSLKDVDLAVSIGRIERFVADWADEHGKKTIPEVKPETGKKVAVIGSGPASITVAADVRREGHEVHMFEAFHKPGGVMVYGIPEFRLPKRIVADEIEALQEMGVKLETNFLVGRTRKLQDLIEQDGFDAVFIGTGAGLPKFMNIEGENLIGVFSANEYLTRVNLMRAYDKERSATPIYQARKVAVLGGGNVAMDAARSAMRMGADEVHVLYRRTEKEMPARVEEVAHAKEEGITFHFLRSPKRILEGEKARVRGLEVVKYELGEPDDSGRQRPVEIKGSEYEMEFDTVIVAIGNNSNPLIERTTPGLETNKWGNIVADENGKTSMDRVFAGGDIVLGAATVILAMGEGRKAAQSINELLEK
- a CDS encoding sugar phosphate nucleotidyltransferase; amino-acid sequence: MENSELARREALRYYGSMNTAEITVPNVMILAGGSGTRLWPASTREVPKQYMTVRDGKSLLRLTIERAAALNPKRIMIVTLASQAGQAGQELKTWSRQHQGSLPELLVLPEPAGRNTAPAIAAGAAAIQQLGGAGEAVLVLPADHLIEPVERFIQDVAAASFAANDGSIVTFGISPTRPETGYGYIEAGDQVSAGLQKEGNVREVRRFREKPDPETARQFLDAGNYTWNSGMFLFRLDFLAPELEKHAPAVSELYRALTSIPAGQHTDVVSMVYNSPDVAQIYTNAPSISIDYAVMEKTRRAAVLPASFTWNDIGSWDEYARVFPENAPARGDVSSEGCFVLSDLPVSLVGVQDLIVVIRNGRALVCRKGESQEVKEALNSLPEEWR